The proteins below are encoded in one region of Struthio camelus isolate bStrCam1 chromosome 23, bStrCam1.hap1, whole genome shotgun sequence:
- the WDTC1 gene encoding WD and tetratricopeptide repeats protein 1 gives MLGCTAALPIASLPLLHWKKMAKVNITRDIIHRQIKERGALGFERHYHVTDPFIRRLGLEAELQGHSGCVNCLEWNEKGDLLASGSDDQHTIVWDPLHHKKLLSMHTGHTANIFSVKFLPHSGDRILITGAADSKVHVHDLTVKETIHMFGDHTNRVKRIATAPMWPNTFWSAAEDGLIRQYDLRENSKRSEVLIDLTEYCGQLVEAKCLTVNPQDNNYLAVGASGPFVRLYDIRMIHNHRKSMKQSPSAGVHTFCDRQKPLPDGAAQYYVAGHLPVKLPDYNNRLRVLVATYVTFSPDGTELLVNMGGEQVYLFDLTYKQRPYTFLLPKKCHTSGEVQNGKTSTNGVSNGIHLHSNGFRLSEGRAHVSPQVELPPYLERIKQQANEAFACQQWTQAIQLYSKAVQKAPNNAMLYGNRAAAYMKRKWDGDHYDALRDCLKAISLNPCHLKAHFRLARCLFELKYVAEALECLDDFKGKFPEQAHSSACDALDRDINAALFSKSDNAEDKKGGGPIRLRATGRKDSISEDEMVLRERSYDYKFRYCGHCNTTTDIKEANFFGSNAQYIVSGSDDGSFFIWEKETTNLVRVLQGDESIVNCLQPHPSYCFLATSGIDPVVRLWNPRPESETLNGRVVVDMEGASQANQRRMNADPLEVMLLNMGYRITGLTSGGAGGSDDEDSSEGQVQCRPS, from the exons ATGCTTGGTTGCACAGCAGCTCTTCCCATagcttctcttcctctgctccacTGGAAGAAGATGGCAAAAGTAAACATTACTAGAGACATCATCCACAGACAGATAAAG GAGAGGGGTGCGCTAGGCTTTGAACGACACTATCATGTCACTGATCCGTTCATTCGACGCCTGGGCCTAGAGGCAGAATTGCAG GGTCACTCTGGGTGTGTCAACTGTCTAGAATGGaatgaaaaaggaga ctTGTTGGCCTCTGGATCTGATGACCAGCATACCATTGTCTGGGATCCTTTGCATCACAAGAAGCTCCTTTCTATGCACACAGGGCACACTGCAAACATCTTTTCTGTCAAG TTCTTGCCACATTCAGGAGATCGGATCCTCATCACAGGAGCTGCAGATTCCAAGGTGCATGTCCATGACTTGACTGTCAAGGAGACCATCCACATGTTTGGAGATCACACCAACAGAGTTAAGCGGATTGCCACAGCTCCCATGTGGCCCAACACCTTCTGGAGTGCAGCAGAAGATGGGCTAATCAG ACAGTACGATCTGCGAGAGAACAGCAAACGTTCAGAAGTCCTAATAGACCTGACAGAGTACTGTGGGCAGCTGGTGGAGGCCAAATGCCTCACAGTCAACCCCCAAGATAACAACTACTTAGCAGTGGGGGCAAGTGGGCCCTTCGTGAGGCTTTATGACATACGCATGATCCACAACCACAG AAAAAGCATGAAGCAGAGTCCTTCAGCTGGAGTACACACATTCTGCGACCGGCAGAAACCCCTCCCGGATGGTGCAGCACAGTACTACGTGGCAG GGCACCTTCCAGTGAAGCTTCCAGACTACAACAACCGGCTGAGAGTTCTGGTGGCCACGTACGTGACCTTCAGTCCTGATGGCACTGAGCTCTTAGTCAACATGGGAGGGGAGCAG gTCTATTTGTTTGACCTAACTTACAAACAGCGACCATACACTTTTCTTCTCCCAAAGAAGTGCCATACTTCAGGGG AAGTGCAGAATGGGAAAACCTCAACCAATGGAGTGTCAAATGGCATCCACCTCCACAGCAATGGCTTCCGCTTGTCTGAAGGAAGAGCACATGTGAG tccCCAGGTGGAGTTGCCTCCCTATCTGGAGAGAATTAAGCAGCAAGCCAACGAGGCCTTTGCTTGCCAGCAGTGGACTCAAGCCATCCAGCTGTACAGCAAAGCAGTCCAGAAAGCCCCCAACAACGCCATGCTGTATGGAAACAGAGCCGCTGCCTACATGAAGCGCAAGTG GGATGGGGACCATTATGATGCTCTAAGAGACTGCTTGAAGGCCATATCCTTGAATCCATGCCACCTGAAGGCCCATTTCCGTCTTGCCCGCTGTCTCTTTGAACTCAAGTATGTGGCAGAAGCACTGGAGTGTCTGGATGACTTTAAAGGGAAGTTCCCAGAACAAGCACATAGCAGTGCCTGCGATGCACTAGACAGAGACATCAATGCAGCCCTCTTCTCCAAGAGTGATAACG CTGAAGACAAGAAGGGGGGTGGCCCCATCCGGCTGCGAGCCACAGGCCGTAAGGATTCCATCTCAGAGGATGAGATGGTGCTGAGGGAGCGCAGCTACGACTACAAATTTCGATATTGTGGCCACTGTAACACTACTACAGACATCAAAGAGGCCAATTTCTTTGGCAG CAATGCGCAGTACATAGTCAGTGGGTCAGATGACGGCTCATTCTTCATCTGGGAGAAAGAAACCACCAATCTTGTTAGAGTGCTGCAGGGAGACGAGTCGATTGTGAATTGTCTCCAGCCTCATCCCAGTTACTGCTTCCTGGCCACCAGCGGCATTGACCCAGTTGTACGGCTGTGGAATCCCAGGCCAGAG AGTGAAACCCTTAATGGCCGTGTGGTGGTAGACATGGAAGGTGCTTCCCAAGCTAACCAGAGACGAATGAACGCAGACCCGCTGGAGGTGATGTTGCTGAACATGGGGTACCGGATTACAGGACTGAcaagtggtggggctggaggctcAGACGATGAAGACAGCTCAGAGGGGCAAGTCCAGTGCCGGCCCAGCTAA